A region from the Candidatus Eisenbacteria bacterium genome encodes:
- a CDS encoding sulfatase yields the protein MKGRNPAARSISSALVDALGLALVLASLEVLLHSSVRELVRPPVVEGVRTLGFLTLAYSVVVFPLSLAVRSRAALAAVVLLGAACLQGGLLFYRAPAGTDRVRALLPLAGLIAAAAAAVLIDQLLRRIRFRPPAGRILAICGAALVGVSLVLPRPRPEAPGEWPAPLPEGSAPGASRPNLLLITLDTVRADRLPSYGYRSSRTPNLDRLAREGVLFRRAVAQSSLTPPSHASILTGTYPIRHGVRTFGVCRVAPEVPILSEILRHEGWTTGAMIASGALDRRFGLARGFDVYHFVRVSKSYPFSRAFRGLLPQVLSRIGLVQDRSLYRRCREITDDGLRWLERYGDAPFFLWVHYFDAHDPYLPEAASRRRDRHPGTRWADRFKMGFAYDSEIIGVDEQIGRLIDALSDANKLDETVIVAVSDHGEGLGDHSYLGHTRRLYQEQVHIPLIIRYPERLAPGSEVNAQVLGVDIVPSLLELLGTEPPPGLDGRSFLPLIEAGGAAQDRIAYSETLQPADSTAKLLAVSDGRYKLIRSLAGETVLLFDLAEDPGEKQDLAAARPDLVARLEELIDRYLAIEAPAGPRPDEDGITEEQREELRALGYIED from the coding sequence GTGAAAGGCCGAAACCCCGCCGCGCGTTCGATCTCGTCGGCGCTCGTGGACGCGCTCGGGCTCGCCCTCGTTCTCGCTTCGCTCGAGGTCCTGCTCCACTCGAGCGTTCGCGAGCTCGTCCGCCCGCCCGTCGTCGAGGGCGTCCGCACCCTCGGCTTCCTGACCCTCGCCTATTCCGTCGTCGTGTTCCCCCTCTCCCTCGCCGTGCGGTCACGCGCGGCGCTCGCCGCCGTCGTTCTCCTCGGGGCGGCGTGCCTCCAGGGCGGGCTCCTCTTCTACCGGGCGCCGGCCGGCACCGACCGGGTCCGCGCTCTCCTCCCTCTCGCCGGGCTGATCGCCGCGGCCGCTGCGGCTGTATTGATCGATCAACTGTTGAGACGTATCCGTTTCCGGCCTCCCGCGGGCCGGATCCTCGCCATTTGCGGCGCGGCGCTCGTGGGGGTCTCCCTCGTGCTCCCCCGCCCCCGCCCGGAGGCGCCGGGGGAGTGGCCGGCCCCTCTGCCGGAGGGATCGGCCCCGGGCGCTTCGCGTCCGAACCTCCTTCTCATCACGCTCGACACCGTGCGGGCCGACCGCCTGCCGTCCTACGGGTATCGAAGCTCCCGCACGCCGAACCTCGATCGTCTGGCCCGCGAGGGGGTCCTCTTCCGCCGCGCCGTCGCCCAGTCCTCCCTGACGCCTCCGTCCCACGCCTCGATCCTCACCGGCACCTACCCGATCCGTCACGGGGTGCGCACCTTCGGCGTTTGCCGCGTCGCCCCGGAGGTCCCCATCCTCTCGGAGATACTCCGGCACGAGGGATGGACGACAGGGGCGATGATCGCCTCCGGAGCACTCGACAGGCGCTTCGGCCTCGCGAGAGGATTCGACGTGTACCACTTCGTGAGGGTCTCCAAGTCGTACCCTTTCTCGCGCGCGTTTCGGGGGCTGCTCCCCCAGGTGCTGAGCCGGATCGGCCTGGTGCAGGACCGGAGCCTCTACCGGCGGTGCCGAGAGATCACCGACGACGGGCTGCGGTGGCTGGAGAGGTACGGGGATGCGCCCTTCTTTCTTTGGGTGCACTACTTCGACGCCCACGATCCGTACCTCCCCGAGGCGGCGAGCCGGCGGCGGGATCGTCATCCGGGGACCCGCTGGGCGGATCGGTTCAAGATGGGGTTCGCGTACGACAGCGAGATCATCGGCGTCGACGAGCAGATCGGCCGGCTCATCGACGCCCTCTCGGACGCGAACAAACTCGACGAGACGGTCATCGTCGCGGTCTCGGACCACGGCGAGGGGCTCGGCGATCACTCCTACCTCGGCCACACGCGGCGCCTGTACCAAGAGCAGGTGCACATCCCGCTCATCATCCGCTATCCCGAGCGCCTGGCCCCCGGCTCCGAGGTGAACGCACAGGTCCTCGGCGTGGACATCGTTCCCAGCCTTCTCGAGCTGCTCGGCACCGAGCCCCCTCCCGGGCTCGACGGGCGCTCCTTTCTTCCCCTCATCGAGGCGGGGGGCGCCGCACAGGACCGCATCGCCTACTCGGAGACGCTGCAGCCCGCGGATTCCACCGCCAAGCTCCTCGCCGTCTCGGACGGACGGTACAAGCTCATCCGGTCTCTCGCCGGAGAGACCGTCCTCCTCTTCGATCTGGCGGAGGACCCCGGGGAGAAGCAGGACCTCGCGGCCGCGCGCCCCGATCTCGTCGCGAGGCTCGAGGAGCTGATCGACCGCTATCTCGCGATCGAGGCGCCGGCAGGTCCCCGCCCCGACGAGGACGGGATCACGGAAGAGCAGA